One Rhizoctonia solani chromosome 3, complete sequence genomic region harbors:
- a CDS encoding ARID domain-containing protein, producing MGDPLNNPFGQQNIYRHLQSQGLAMDNPAGVPQAPPSLAPAIPSMPGGVQDPNQAKLWKAIGEPHFIRCNAHGRPLHFFILLAFISLFLSFSLSHPIPNSHPSCIPLPSPLSTPFPPGHPTTIALRLLLMPRGVCVDGPFSLNWAASTATLDSLPRNLPVFATILTPDFRPQFLQNLAHMQPGQGGYRGNNTMALASGPQAGQPNLVQGNPTAQQQFLQQQSIQRLGLGLGQQQQQQQLGAAIQHPGLGNANHLNLTQGNNPALMSLMGMQGNAIGQLNNQIMNLRNPNVLEMQHRLDPGMNDQLQAIQRAQGGLNRPGLAQGGPGAATNQHIRLPGDGHNSPLLPAHDQNPMVGGLNRSPQPGNQPHQPNMPQTNPGVALIHKLDSLPIRDLEARVAAWRDNLPALENRVQELLNLANRQPEMMPAYSRSKQELEQNKFLYIKSQEILNRKHIAQSQMAQAQAQQAQAHAQAQAQNRMTPTLGEPVRPGSRAAGTMPGQVPGMTGWQQPGPSTTPQLPQGSPPGPSTTPFQPVPSPQPNLDQANQVRAAMNQNGTPRQSVIPRDRAAFVQFMRMWFVQTGRTSDAIPKIGDKPLDLHQLYVEVETWEGWTRWEGLLAQIAKVLADAYVALLVPFDNFCLERMRAVGNGIQNNRINLGLGQPAIGMTPGGLRPGPGGVLPGGDGMSPMANFQRILAFLQVSLKDWMPELPAQAKLLRASQMDVPEMQRQGWPPERITAIQRFRPALMQYRATLMRQQELQRLSQQGQQQQIAQAQVHQQQLAQQQQQNQQSHLNDHRSSIGGGSLPPNMQAHNLGMPGGLKLPFSPEATSRAKVIVENIAREIEHSRQYQRREVLDSQRVQMNQTVVASHPFAVEFERTVSLYFLLFNNHPQTRALMEQASRNFI from the exons ATGGGCGACCCGCTCAACAACCCGTTCGGACAACAGAACATCTACCGTcatctccaatcccaagGCCTTGCCATGGACAATCCTGCGGGTGTCCCCCAGGCACCCCCGTCGCTAGCGCCTGCAATCCCCTCGATGCCTGGCGGTGTCCAGGACCCCAACCAGGCCAAGCTGTGGAAGGCTATCG GTGAGCCGCATTTCATTCGCTGCAATGCCCATGGCCGGCCCCTTCACTTCTTTATTTTACTCGCCTTcatctctctctttctctctttctccctCTCTCATCCAATTCCCAATTCCCACCCCTCCTGTATCCCACTACCATCCCCCTTGTCCACCCCCTTCCCACCCGGTCATCCTACGACCATCGCACTGCGTCTATTGTTGATGCCTCGCGGCGTCTGCGTTGACGGTCCATTCAGCCTAAACTGGGCCGCCAGCACCGCCACACTCGATTCTCTGCCACGAAACCTCCCCGTCTTCGCCACCATACTGACCCCCGATTTTCGTCCCCAGTTTTTGCAAAATCTCGCACACATGCAGCCCGGTCAGGGTGGATATCGCGGGAACAACACCATGGCCCTTGCCAGCGGTCCCCAAGCCGGTCAGCCGAATCTAGTCCAGGGAAACCCCACCGCCCAGCAGCAGTTTCTCCAGCAACAGAGCATCCAACGTCTCGGACTTGGTCTCggccagcagcagcaacagcagcaactcGGTGCTGCCATCCAGCACCCCGGCCTCGGCAATGCCAACCATCTCAATCTCACTCAGGGCAACAACCCAGCCCTCATGTCTCTCATGGGTATGCAAGGCAACGCAATCGGACAGCTCAACAACCAGATCATGAATCTCCGCAATCCAAACGTTCTCGAAATGCAACATCGTTTGGATCCGGGCATGAACGACCAG CTACAGGCTATCCAGCGTGCCCAAGGCGGTCTCAATCGGCCAGGTTTGGCACAAGGCGGCCCGGGCGCAGCTACAAATCAACATATTCGGCTCCCTGGCGACGGACACAATTCCCCCCTCCTCCCGGCTCACGACCAAAATCCGATGGTCGGTGGCCTCAATCGCTCACCGCAACCGGGAAATCAACCCCACCAGCCAAACATGCCTCAAACCAATCCAGGCGTAGCGCTCATCCACAAGCTTGACTCACTTCCCATCCGCGATCTGGAGGCCCGAGTAGCCGCCTGGCGAGACAATTTACCGGCTCTTGAAAATCGAGTCCAAGAGTTGTTGAATTTGGCCAATCGCCAGCCCGAGATGATGCCTGCATATAGCCGTTCGAAACAGGAGCTCGAACAGAACAAATTTCTGTATATCAAGTCACAAGAAATCCTCAATCGCAAGCACATCGCCCAGTCTCAGATGGCTCAGGCGCAGGCCCAGCAGGCTCAAGCACACGCACAGGCGCAGGCTCAGAATCGCATGACTCCGACGTTAGGAGAGCCCGTTCGGCCCGGGAG TCGCGCTGCTGGAACCATGCCTGGCCAAGTTCCCGGAATGACGGGATGGCAACAGCCCGGCCCCTCTACCACGCCGCAATTGCCCCAAGGATCTCCCCCCGGTCCTTCGACCACCCCTTTTCAACCCGTTCCCTCGCCCCAGCCCAACCTAGATCAAGCCAACCAAGTTCGAGCCGCGATGAATCAAAACGGCACTCCTCGTCAGAGTGTCATCCCTCGTGATCGTGCGGCATTTGTCCAATTCATGCGAATGTGGTTCGTCCAGACTGGGCGTACCTCGGATGCGATCCCCAAAATTGGAGACAAGCCACTCGACCTTCACCAGCTGTACGTCGAGGTGGAGACGTGGGAGGGCTGGACAAGGTGGGAGGGGCTG TTGGCGCAAATTGCCAAGGTGCTCGCCGACGCTTACGTCGCACTTCTCGTACCGTTTGACAATTTCTGTCTCGAGCGGATGCGAGCGGTCGGTAACGGAATTCAAAACAACCGCATCAATTTGGGATTGGGTCAGCCGGCGATCGGAATGACCCCCGGCGGCTTGCGTCCCGGACCGGGGGGCGTACTCCCGGGAGGCGATGGGATGAGCCCTATGGCAAATTTTCAGCGTATCCTGGCGTTCCTGCAAGTGTCGCTCAAGGACTGGATGCCCGAGCTGCCTGCTCAAGCCAAGCTCCTTCGCGCTTCTCAAATGGACGTTCCGGAGATGCAACGGCAAGGATGGCCGCCTGAACGAATCACTGCGATTCAGCGGTTCCGGCCGGCTCTCATGCAATACCGGGCGACTCTTATGCGCCAACAGGAGCTGCAGCGGCTCAGCCAACAAGGACAACAACAGCAGATTGCGCAGGCCCAAGTACATCAACAACAGCTGgcgcagcaacagcagcagaaCCAACAATCCCATCTTAATGATCATCGATCTTCAATAGGCGGAGGTTCGCTACCTCCGAACATGCAAGCGCACAATCTGGGCATGCCTGGCGGTCTCAAGTTGCCTTTCTCTCCCGAGGCAACGAGCCGTGCCAAGGTGATAGTCGAGAACATTGCTCGTGAGATTGAGCATAGCC GCCAATACCAGCGACGTGAGGTCCTGGACTCGCAGCGTGTACAGATGAATCAGACCGTTGTTGCTTCGCATCCCTTTGCGGTCGAGTTCGAGCGAACCGTTTCGTTGTACTTCCTTCTCTTCAACAATCATCCGCAGACGCGAGCTCTTATGGAGCAGGCAAGTCGCAATTTTATCTAG
- a CDS encoding mRNA splicing, via spliceosome-related protein — protein sequence MQGFNKYYPPDYDGEKHKSLNSYRGKHALGDRARKIDQGILITRFELPFNIWCGGCDAHIGMGVRYNAEKRKVGNYYSTPIYAFRCKCHLCSHWFEIRTDPQNTRYVVEYGARQKVEDWNPEENGENDPSKNAPLDPLQSLEKSTTQEENYQKHSRPHLEQLQDLSAARSADPYSLSVKLRKSFRQGKHAALKIKAEDDALKDKYGLDAGIKLVDKDDPSLALEAKAEWEDGQKRREEEERSAGCTMHKADRSNFRPSPPRKNNSVPRPMHKVHAQPHTSNPILKKDKIAQVAKAKAMSTLTSTLISNSARKADPFARGGIGAIGRSSNKHPGLSRKL from the exons ATGCAGGGATTCAACAAATACTATCCACCAGATTATGATGGAGAAAAGCACAAGAGTCTCAATTCTTATCGAGGAAAACATGCACTAGGAGATCGAGCTCGCAAGATAGACCAAGGGATATTAATTACTCG GTTTGAACTCCCCTTCAATATCTGGTG TGGGGGATGTGATGCTCACATTGGCATGGGCGTTCGGTACAATGCCGAGAAACGTAAAGTTGGCAACTATTACTCGACACCTATTTATGCTTTTCGGTGCAAATGCCACTTGTGTAGCCACTGGTTTGAGATCAGGACGGATCCTCAA AACACAAGATATGTGGTAGAGTATGGTGCCCGACAAAAAGTCGAGGACTGGAATCCAGAAGAGAACGGGG AAAACGACCCATCCAAGAACGCCCCCCTTGATCCGCTCCAATCACTCGAAAAATCGACGACGCAGGAAGAAAACTATCAAAAACACTCGCGACCACACCTTGAGCAACTACAGGACCTTTCTGCTGCACGTTCAGCAGACCCGTACTCTCTTTCGGTCAAACTCCGCAAGAGTTTCCGCCAAGGCAAACACGCAGCGCTCAAAATCAAAGCCGAGGACGATGCACTAAAGGACAAGTACGGCCTAGACGCGGGGATAAAACTAGTAGACAAGGATGATCCGTCACTGGCTTTGGAAGCGAAAGCTGAATGGGAGGATGGGCAGAAGCGgcgagaggaagaagagcgaAGCGCCGGTTGTACAATGCACAAAGCGGACCGGTCGAATTTCAGACCC TCCCCGCCTAGGAAGAACAACTCTGTTCCTCGACCGATGCACAAGGTCCACGCTCAACCCCACACTTCGAACCCAATCTTGAAGAAGGACAAGATCGCTCAAGTTGCCAAAGCCAAGGCGATGTCTACTCTTACTTCTACCCTCATATCCAACTCTGCACGCAAAGCGGATCCATTCGCACGTGGTGGTATTGGAGCGATTGGTCGAAGTTCGAATAAACACCCTGGGTTATCTCGTAAACTATGA
- a CDS encoding chaperone protein DnaJ: protein MSDLQEPGFAASDIIVGLGSAFGSLSETEKKARIKRTNGVFELRVSKDGKEAVWTVDLKKEGTVKKGPAAGKPDVAIILSETFTQLATGKLSGQKAFMTGNLKANQSIDPLTTYHNAIHHVGNMMLALKLEDVLKLAKPKAKL from the exons ATGTCTGATTTGCAAGAGCCCGGTTTTGCG GCTTCTGATATCATTGTCGGGCTCGGCAGCGCATTTGGCAGTCTTAGTGAGACCGAGAAGAAAGCACGGATTAAAAGG ACCAATGGTGTTTTTGAGCTGCGAGTTTCGAAAGATGGAAAGGAAGCCGTATGGACGGTTGATC TCAAGAAAGAGGGCACTGTCAAGAAGGGACCAGCCGCCGGAAAGCCAGACGTCGCTATTATCTTGTCGG AAACCTTCACTCAGCTGGCAACGGGAAAG CTCAGCGGTCAAAAAGCATTCATGACAGGAAATCTGAAGGCGA ACCAAAG TATCGACCCACTTACGACATACCACAATGCGATACACCATGTAGG TAATATGATGCTCGCTCTCAAACTCGAGGACGTTCTCAAG CTCGCTAAGCCCAAGGCTAAGCTCTAA
- a CDS encoding chaperone protein DnaJ — MHGANDMLNRVLLAIWADFLDGDFELIKMLLRSFGEVNPKLKFGDETIEALLQALVNLREVVVSGQQHFRLLKFEMMRLYEIQHALRQLSYFDVPGRLKLTIQLARLTLALPVNVDKAIMNNAKRTVNRKSELVDLVDGTYPPASTP, encoded by the exons ATGCATGGCGCCAATGACATGTTGAACAG AGTGTTGTTGGCTATATGGGCAGACTTTCTGGATGGAGATTTCGAACTCATCAAAATGTTATTGC GGTCCTTTGGAGAAGTAAACCCAAAGCTAAAGTTCGGGGACGAAACGATAGAGGCACTCCTTCAAGCTCTGGTTAATTTGCGGGAAGTTGTTGTTT CAGGACAACAGCATTTTCGTTTACTTAAGTTTGAGATGATGCGCTTATACGAGATTCAACATGCTCTTCGACAACTCTCATATTTTGATGTACCTGGGAGGTTGAAGCTTACGATTCAATTAGCACGCTTAACTCTTGCACTTCCAGTGAATGTTGACAAAGCAATCATG AACAACGCGAAGAGAACAGTCAACAGGAAGTCGGAGTTGGTAGACCTCGTGGACGGTACTTACCCTCCAGCATCCACTCCGTGA
- a CDS encoding DnaJ domain protein, with protein sequence MAPSPPPATKPASSRSENPAPSSSKKEETSDPKSTSKFEQPLSTDELDKLLSREASAFQRDVEVDRILKAFKLNPYDVLGLDPTCTAADIKKRYRHLSLFIHPDKATHPRATDAFDLLKKAEADLMEQTKRDELDAVMLEARAQTLKANSLPAGISDTDSRVLALVPSFKEQIRTRARDILIDEEVRRRKAIKMNLANEGLEARRKEEEAATKKRKAEEDARWEENRDQRVDSWRSFNAGKKKKKTKPNVIG encoded by the exons ATGGCGCCTTCCCCACCTCCCGCCACTAAACCAGCCTCTTCAAGAAGTGAAAATCCCGCTCCGTCTAGCTCAAAAAAGGAAGAAACATCAGATCCCAAATCTACTTCCAAATTCGAACAACCTCTATCAACAGATGAGCTTGACAAGTTACTATCTCGCGAAGCTTCCGCATTTCAGCGGGACGTAGAAGTAGACCGGATTTTGAAAGCCTTCAAACTTAACCCTTACGACGTTCTTGGTCTCGATCCAACTTGTACTGCCGCAGATATAAAAAAACGATACAGGCATCTGTCACTAT TCATACACCCTGACAAGGCTACCCATCCACGTGCAACTGATGCCTTTGATCTGTTAAAAAAA GCAGAGGCCGATCTTATGGAGCAGACCAAACGAGATGAACTTGATGCTGTTATGCTGGAGGCTCGTGCACAAACACTTAAAGCCAACTCCTTACCTGCAGGAATTAGCGATACCGACTCACGTGTGCTTGCACTTGTCCCTAGTTTCAAGGAACAAATTCGGACTCGCGCAAGAGACATCCTGATCGACGAAGAAG TCCGAAGAAGAAA AGCCATTAAAATGAATCTAGCAAACGAAGGGCTCGAAGCCCGTCgtaaggaagaagaagctgccACGAAAAAGCGCAAAGCAGAAGAAGACGCACGTTGGGAAG AGAACCGGGATCAACGTGTTGATAGTTGGCGCTCGTTCAACGCAggcaagaaaaagaaaaagaccaAACCTAATGTGATTGGATGA
- a CDS encoding SPT16-general chromatin factor (subunit of the heterodimeric FACT complex), with protein MSVQLNVQQFYTRASQVLSAWNSHKLTEFEALAGLDALQIIAGDPGDDEMLRKSTALQTWLLGYEFPLTLMVFAKEKIYFLCSSSKAKILHQLEIPKAPIPIQIFIMAKAKDGPNEAPKQLAEALGSVKRLGGLPKEQQTGKIVDDWNKTLEEHLGKPEIVDIAAAIGSIMAIKDEEELKNVRTAAHLSSTLMTHQLASKLELILDRQSTISHESFAKQLETRLGSEGKEPDMRVDFSSAELTYLPVIQSRNSGYDLRVAAEPSTEPLAHKGVILGTISIRYKGYSAHVSRTFYVDPSKEQEGIYSFVLSLQAELLSKLRDGTPAKDVYAHAISYIKQKKPELEKYFTKNVGFGMGIEYRDSSYLLSAKNTRQVKAGMIFNLSIGFSDLEDKDGNKYAVLVSDTVKVGQEKAVCLTEGTKATDEVMFFFQDESNSKSKSKSDSPSKNKSKPASAKKNASPNGKMVGSKVLRNKTRQQSADQDASASTLARIAAHQKELHAQRQADGLDRFADDEGGNDGKERKTWKRFQSYKGDAALPKEVDSMRIHVDRRNMTIVVPVHGFAVPFHINTIKNVSKLDEGEFTYLRINFQSPGQLTGRKEDTPFEDPDATFIRSLSYRSADTVHFDDLAKQITELKKEANKREQEKKALADVVEQAELVEIKGRRPTKLPEVFVRPALDGKRLPGEVEIHSNGIRYLGAGGQKIDILYSNIKHLFFAPCDNEMLVIIHCHLKSPIIIGKRKSKDVQFYREASDVQFDETGNRKRKYRYGDEDEIELEQNERKRRQQLNKEFKHFAEKIAEASGPEGLEVDIPFRELEFEGVPFRTNVKLQPTTDCLVHLFDPPFLVVTLSEIEIASLERVQFGLKQFDLIFIFNDFSRTPQHINSIPTKQLDSVKEWLDSVEIPMAEGPVNLNWGQIMKTINENPLEFFREGGWSFLGGTGGGSDKSGSDDSDSESEFENESDDDVSSSSDSEESDFNDGSDASDDEGSGSELDDDDSGDDWDTLEKKAAKSDSKARESGRGHDSDSDRPKKKAPAKGSGKVPAKANGRR; from the exons ATGTCGGTGCAGCTCAATGTCCAACAGTTCTATACGCGTGCCTCACAAGTGCTATCGGCATGG AATTCACATAAACTTACGGAGTTCGAGGCGTTAGCTGGTCTCGACGCGCTCCAGATCATAGCCGGTGACCCTGGTGACGACGAAATGCTTCGTAAAAGCACAGCTCTACAG ACGTGGCTCCTTGGCTATGAATTCCCCCTTACCCTCATGGTTTTCGCGAAAGAAAAAATCTATTTCTTGTGCTCTTCCTCAAAGG CCAAAATCCTACACCAGCTTGAGATACCCAAGGCGCCCATTCCTATTCAAATTTTCATCATGGCAAAAGCAAAGGATGGTCCGAATGAAGCTCCCAAGCAGCTCGCAGAAGCTTTAGGATCGGTG AAACGACTTGGTGGTCTACCCAAAGAGCAGCAAACCGGTAAGATTGTTGACGACTGGAACAAGACTCTCGAAGAACATTTGGGAAAACCGGAGATTGTGGATATCGCCGCTGCAATAGGCAGTATAATGGCTATTAAGGACGAGGAAGAATTG AAAAACGTGCGCACGGCCGCGCATCTCTCTTCCACTTTGATGACACATCAACTGGCGTCCAAGCTCGAGCTCATTCTTGACAGGCAGTCTACTATTAGCCACGAATCGTTCGCGAAGCAACTTGAGACTCGTCTCGGGAGCGAAGGGAAAGAGCCCGATATGAGG GTTGATTTCTCATCAGCGGAACTCACGTATCTCCCTGTCATTCAATCACGAAACTCGGGATACGATTTACGCGTTGCAGCCGAGCCAAGCACTGAACCTCTTGCACACAAGGGTGTTATACTTGGAACTATCAGTATTCGGTACAAAGGCTATTCAGCACACGTTAGCCGCACATTCTATGTGGATCCATCAAAA GAACAAGAGGGCATATACTCATTCGTCCTTAGCTTACAAGCTGAGCTTCTCTCCAAGCTCCGAGACGGGACGCCGGCAAAGGACGTGTATGCACATGCCATTTCCTACATCAAGCAGAAGAAACCTGAACTAGAGAAATATTTCACAAAGAATGTGGGCTTTGGA ATGGGGATCGAGTACCGAGACAGTTCGTACCTCCTTTCTGCTAAGAACACTCGGCAAGTCAAGGCTGGTATGATTTTCAATCTCTCGATCGGGTTTTCCGACTTGGAGGATAAGGATGGGAACAA GTATGCAGTCCTCGTGAGCGACACTGTGAAGGTTGGACAAGAGAAGGCGGTGTGCTTGACCGAGGGAACAAAGGCGACCGATGAGGTTATGTTCTTTTTCCAG GATGAATCAAACTCCAAGTCTAAATCAAAGAGTGACTCTCCGTCAAAGAACAAATCAAAACCTGCTTCTGCCAAGAAAAATGCCTCGCCAAATGGCAAAATGGTTGGCTCCAAAGTTCTCCGGAATAAGACTAGACAGCAATCGGCCGACCAAGATGCCTCTGCCTCTACCTTGGCGCGAATCGCTGCTCACCAAAAAGAGCTTCATGCACAACGTCAGGCGGACGGTTTAGATAGGTTTGCGGATGACGAAGGTGGCAATGATGGCAAGGAGCGAAAAACTTGGAAGCGCTTCCAAAGTTACAAGGGGGATGCTGCTTTACCCAAGGAGGTGGACTCTATGCGA ATTCACGTTGACAGGCGCAACATGACCATCGTAGTTCCCGTCCATGGTTTTGCTGTGCCATTCCATATTAATACCATCAAAAACGTCAGCAAGCTCGACGAAGGAGAATTTACCTATTTACGAATCAACTTCCAATCTCCAGGTCAATTGACTGGACGAAAGGAAGATACA CCTTTTGAGGACCCTGATGCAACTTTCATTCGTTCTTTGAGCTATCGCTCGGCGGACACGGTTCACTTTGACGACCTCGCAAAACAGATAACCGAACTCAAGAAGGAGGCGAACAAACGTGAACAAGAGAAAAAGGCACTTGCAGACGTTGTCGAACAAGCTGAGCTCGTGGAAATCAAAG GCCGACGACCCACCAAATTGCCCGAAGTCTTTGTCCGGCCAGCATTAGATGGCAAGCGCCTACCAGGAGAAGTCGAAATTCATTCCAATGGTATTCGATACTTGGGTGCCGGGGGGCAAAAGATTG ATATTCTTTACTCAAACATCAAGCACCTCTTTTTTGCGCCTTGTGATAACGAAATGCTTGTAATCATCCATTGCCACTTGAAGTCGCCCATCATTATTGGGAAACGCAAGTCCAAA GATGTTCAATTCTACCGCGAAGCATCTGATGTCCAGTTTGACGAAACCGGAAACCGAAAACGCAAGTATCGCTATGGCGATGAAGACGAGATTGAACTCGAACAGAATGAACGCAAGAGGAGACAACAGTTGAACAAGGAGTTCAAGCACTTTGCTGAGAAGATCGCTGAAGCA TCTGGCCCCGAAGGTCTCGAGGTTGATATTCCTTTCCGTGAGCTCGAGTTCGAAGGCGTGCCATTCCGAACCAATGTCAAACTTCAACCGACTACTGATTGCTTGGTACACCTGTTCGACCCTCCGTTCCTCGTTGTTACACTATCTGAAATCGAAATTGCATCGCTTGAGCGTGTTCAATTTGGGCTCAAACAATTCGATCTCATTTTTATTTTCAATGACTTTTCAAGAACGCCCCAACACATTAATTCTATACCTACCAAACAGTTGGATAGTGTCAAGGAGTGGCTCGA TTCTGTCGAAATTCCTATGGCCGAGGGCCCCGTCAACTTGAACTGGGGTCAAATTATGAAGACTATTAACGAAAACCCGCTCGAGTTCTTCCGTGAAGGCGGTTGGAGCTTCTTGGGTGGAACGGGTGGTGGTTCGGACAAG AGCGGTTCCGATGACTCTGATTCGGAATCAGAGTTCGAGAACGAAAGCGACGACGATGTGTCCAGTTCGAGTGATTCGGAAGAGAGTGACTTTAACGATGGCTCGGACGCAAGCGATGATGAAGGCAGTGGCTCGGAATTGGACGATGATGATAGTGGTGACGATTGGGACA CGTTGGAGAAAAAGGCCGCCAAATCAGATAGCAAGGCGCGCGAGAGCGGGCGTGGACATGATTCGGACTCGGATAGGCCAAAGAAGAAAGCGCCAGCAAAAGGGTCGGGAAAAGTGCCCGCTAAAGCTAATGGGCGTCGCTAA
- a CDS encoding AAA family ATPase, with amino-acid sequence MGNQPSGLGPGGPPGGPGKDGKGDKPKDQQKKWEPPLPTRVGKKKKRGPDASSKLPAVVPTMRCRLKLLKLERIKDYLLLEEEFVQNQERLKPEASEDKNEEERTRVDDLRGSPMSVGTLEEIIDDDHAIVSTATGPENYVSIMSFVDKDLLEPGCSVLLHHKNSSIIGVLQDDADPMVSVMKLDKAPTESYADVGGLDTQIQEIKESVELPLTHPELYEEMGIKPPKGVILYGVPGTGKTLLAKAVANQTSATFLRVVGSELIQKYLGDGPKLVRELFRVAEEHAPSIVFIDEIDAIGTKRYDSTSGGEREIQRTMLELLNQLDGFDTRGDVKVIMATNKIESLDPALIRPGRIDRKIEFPLPDVRTKRHIFRLHTSRMSLSEDVDLEEFVMTKDDLSGADIKAVCTEAGLLALRERRMRVTKADFTTAREKVLYRKNEGAPEGLYL; translated from the exons ATG GGAAATCAACCATCTGGACTTGGCCCTGGAGGCCCACCGGGAGGTCCTGGTAAGGACGGCAAGGGAGACAAG CCTAAAGATCAACAGAAGAAATGGGAGCCTCCACTACCTACACGAGTtggaaagaagaagaagcgtgGCCCAGATGCCTCGAGCAAACTGCCGGCTGTCGTCCCCACTATGCGCTGTCGGCTGAAGCTCCTAAAGCTAGAGCGAATCAAGGACTACCTGCTTTTGGAGGAAGAATTTGTCCAGAATCAAGAACGGTTGAAACCTGAAGCATCCGAGGACAAGAATGAGGAAGAACGTACTCGGGTCGATGACTTGCGTGGTAGTCCAATGAGCGTTGGGACCCTGGAAGAGATTATCGATGATGACCATGCTATTGTTAGCACTGCAACTGGTCCCGAGAACTATGTTAGCATTATGAGCTTCGTCGACAAGGACTTGCTGGAGCCTGGTTGCTCGGTCTTGCTACACCACAAGAATAGCTCAATCATTGGGGTACTGCAAGACGACGCGGATCCTATGGTCAGCGTCATGAAACTCGACAAGGCACCGACAGAGAGTTATGCAGATGTTGGTGGACTCGATACACAAATACAGGAAATCAAA GAATCCGTTGAGTTACCGTTAACTCATCCAGAATTATACGAAGAGATGGGTATCAAACCTCCAAAGGGTGTCATTTTGTATGGTGTTCCTGGAACAGGCAAAACTCTTCTGGCCAAGGCTGTAGCTAACCAGACGTCCGCCACTTTCTTGCGCGTTGTCGGTTCCGAGCTCATCCAGAAGTATCTCGGAGATGGGCCCAAGTTGGTCAGGGAGCTATTCCGTGTCGCAGAAGAACACGCACCTAGTATTGTTTTCATTGACGAAATCGATGCGATCGGTACAAAACG TTATGATTCAACCTCTGGTGGTGAACGCGAGATTCAACGTACAATGTTGGAACTTCTAAACCAACTGGACGGATTCGATACAAGAGGAGATGTTAAAGTCATCATGGCCACCAACAAAATCGAGTCTCTTGATCCCGCACTGATCCGTCCGGGTCGTATTGATCGCAAGATTGAGTTCCCTTTGCCGGACGTACGTACCAAACGACACATCTTCAGGCTTCATACAAGCCGTATGAGCCTTTCGGAAGATGTGGATCTGGAAGAATTTGTCATGACCAAGGACGATCTGAGTGGTGCTGATATCAAGGCTGTATGCACTGAAGCCGGTTTACTTGCTCTGCGAGAGCGGAGAATGAGGGTGACAAAAGCAGATTTTACGACAGCTAGAGAGAAG GTACTGTATCGTAAGAACGAGGGCGCACCGGAGGGCTTGTACTTGTAA
- a CDS encoding telomere stability and silencing, producing MHYTTILVDTIAPFSTLALQVSSTTPLLSLESEISARYPDLPYHALSLASPCGTDLSCDAPLSTLTNGGDLLTLRLMPSLLGGKGGFGSQLRAAGGRMSSQKASNNDSCRDLNGRKLSTIKEAKKMAAYLETEPERKKAAAEEKRAKLEALEKQLGITPGESSKDGESSARAGQKHRFDDTEYLEQSREITDGVKSAVAAGLLKKRKKNKAASPVEATHTKTAEPTPASASTPEPATTETPEDEPAREATTPAAAPVVAASA from the exons ATGCATTACACAACTATTCTCGTCGATACTATTGCACCCTTTTCTACCCTTGCTCTTCAAGTCTCAAGCACCACACCTCTGTTATCTCTCGAATCTGAAATTTCAGCTCGCTATCCAGACCTACCATATCACGCACTTTCCCTCGCTTCTCCTTGTGGCACTGACTTGTCTTGCGACGCACCGCTCTCGACGTTGACCAATGGGGGCGACCTACTTACTCTCCGCCTTATGCCGAGCCTCCtcggaggaaagggaggTTTCGGATCCCAGCTTCGTGCGGCTGGTGGTAGGATGAGTAGCCAAAAAGCCAGCAACAACGATAGCTGTCGTGACTTGAATGGTAGGAAGTTGAGCACTATCAAGGAGGCCAAAAA GATGGCAGCATATCTTGAGACCGAGCCGGAACGCAAGAAGGCTGCTGCAGAGGAGAAACGTGCTAAGCTTGAAGCTCTGGAGAAGCAGCTTGGTATCACGCCGGGCGAAAGCAGCAAAGATGGCGAATCCTCCGCGAGAGCTGGACAAAAGCACCGGTTTGATGACACCGAGTACCTTGAGCAAAGTCGAGAAATTACCGACGGAGTTAAAAGTGCTGTTGCAGCTG GTCTTCTTAAGAAGCGAAAAAAGAACAAGGCCGCATCGCCTGTCGAAGCCACACATACCAAGACCGCTGAACCAACGCCTGCTTCAGCGTCTACTCCAGAGCCAGCTACGACTGAGACGCCTGAGGATGAACCCGCGAGAGAGGCGACCACCCCCGCAGCCGCTCCAGTTGTTGCTGCCAGTGCTTGA